Part of the Nicotiana sylvestris chromosome 2, ASM39365v2, whole genome shotgun sequence genome, tcaaatacatgtaaagtgttatttaaaacttgacaaagttcaaataaaaacttgtcgaaGTTATTCcaaaaaacatgtgtattcctatttcttttatcgtacattaacaccattatgaagttgagacgtcttcttcattaagtgtcgaatataaaagggccctcttttataaaattcatgattaattcaaatattcatgaagttaacagaagtatttttgaagaataaaaatgcaagttattcagtaagtccttaaaaataaaggcaagaataaataAAACAGAAGTTCAAACAGCAacgaaaacttcttaatattaaaaagtttagactaagtatgaacttagtcataaaccaaAAGTTGTTTATACAAAGTGCCCCATAAAAGGTGTGGGGACTTACCGTTTTCAACAAACCCTTAAAAAGACCAAGGGTCACAATCACATaccaccaaaagaaaaaaaataaaggaattcAAACAACATAAACTTTTCACTGAGAAGATGAAGGGACTGAAGCAGGTTCATCAGCAGCAACAGGCTCAACTTGACTTGAAGGAGTGGGGATACCCGTATTAtcttcaacattttcagaagcttcagccacgggagaagaaaaatcttggttctgctgagtcttctcaatagtctctttgatcttggctaactcagattccaagttaaaattctcCTGGCTAACTTCAACGAGGGAATCATGGCAAGAATTTAAaaacgcccaactcacttcaatggcaattttatcttcaaggatctcgtaatctctttcccagtcagcaatttcatttctcaacttttcattttcagccaaggcagattCATAAGAACTTTGAAGAGAAGCGTGAGAATTCTCTAAAGAGCAAACCTTATCAGAAGATACCCGGAGGTCTTCTTGAGTTTGAGTCAAATTCCGCACGAGTTCACCAACATATGCTTCTTTTTCACTCAAGAGAGCTCTCAACTCTCTAATTTCTTCACTTGCCTTGGACAATTGCTCGAAAAAAAGGGTTTCCAGATGAGCCTTTTCCTTACTTGCTTGATTTGAAGAAGCTTTTTCAACTGCCAACTCTGAAGTCAAAATCTGTACCTGCTACTCTAAGGTACTTGTACTTTCTTATAAAGTTTCCATGTCAATCTGAAGACTTTCACACTGTTCCTTCCAATTATCTGCCTCCACTTGGTAGTGACGCACTAATTGCTCTGAGAGGGTAACCCTTTTCATCATTTCCATACCAATTAGATTGACCtaaaaaaaagaggggaaaaaatGAGAATCTTGAAGATAGAAAAATGACAAAGTAAATCTTGAaaaaggaatacctttaaagaagcatGCACTATATCATTCATCAAGGTCACAAAACTATGGCTATCAATTTTAGCTCTCTCAACTGGACCAATCAAAGGCTTTAGCCATACGTCAGCTTGACCTGATTTCCTTAAAAGGTTACCTTCAGCGGGGACTTCAATGGTAACTTGCCTCATAGCACCACTCCTACTTGAAAAACCAACTTCTATGTAAGGAGTAGTTGAAGGAGGAGTAGTCGAGGGAGGAATTGTGGAAGCAGTCATAATAGCCTGGGGAGGAATGTAACAACCACGACCGTCAAAGGAGGAATCACAGGAACGAGAGTAGAAAAAGAAGCAAGAGGTGCTTCATCAGAAATCAGACCTAAATTTTCACCACCAAAACCGCGGTTAAAAAGTTGCTCAACTGAACCATGAGCAGCAACGGGGACTTCATCATCAGAAATCATCACCGGGGCTTCAATAAACTCGGTAAGAGGAACAAAATGAGGGGGGATgcttcatcatcagaaatgatTCGCCTACGAGCTCGTGGCCTTTTTACTATGGAACTCCCATCATCCTCTTCTTCAGAATCTTGGTCACTAGCAACTTTCCTTTTCGGTGAAGAACCCAAGATTATCTCTTGGGTTGTTTCCAAAGAAATACGGGAATCCACGACCACCTCGGCACTAATCCCTCGAACaacaaatcctgataaaaagaaggattaaAATAAGTTTTGGAAAAAACAATAAAgagttaaataaaaaataaaaaaactcttaccatgagttttcactttccaaccaaattGTTGGGAAAGATGCTTCCAAGATCTACCCTCCATTGGGGTTGTATTCAGTAACTTTCCTATCCAACCACAGAAATTAGGAATTTCCTCAACAATTCTCATGGTTGctgaaaagaaaaatgagaataatgatcatcaaaattgaagaaaaaggtacgagaaagttattaaaaaaaaacacgTGAAAAATTCCACTTCTCGGGAAAGGGGACACtttcatcacccactaaaccaacagtggtgGAAGTAACAAACCTGGCGTACCAGCCACGGTCTCTATCATCTTCTGGACTAACCAGAACTCTTTTGCTCCTTGCTACTAAAGTAAAAACACCTTGGCGAAAAAGTCTGGGAGAGTAAAGGTGAATTAAATGAGCAAAAGTGAAAGGCACACCGACCATGTTagtcaaatgcctcaaacagaCAACAACCCTCCACACTATAGGGACAATTTGACTTAAGCAAACATCGAAAAAATAATAGAATTCGAGAATACTAGgatcaatagcaggtttgaatcctaatatgaaagggtatgtataaacaaaggaAAATCCAATTAAATAAGAGGTGATTCTTTGATTCGCGTTGGGAATTATGATAGGGAAGTCATGACTCCAATGATAGTCTTTACGAACTAAATAAATTAGACCCTCTGTGATCTGAGTTGGATAaatatcagcacgatctaaagagGATACTTGATTCCTAAGGGACTCCCTATCATTGTAGATAGATAGTTCCGCAGGAACTATTTCTTCTACTGTAGGTTCACGAACAGGTTCAATGGGTTCCTTACCCATGGAAGAAGATCTTTGTGATAAAGAACCTCTAGAAAGGAAGGACTGGAACTAGATGAAGGAAGAGAAGAACCACGTATAGAAGAAGACCCTAAATTACGAAGTCTACCTCCTCTTTTACTCCTGCCAGAGGCAAGAGGAAAGTTATCAACTATGGGGACTCTTCTAGGGTTAGAgtttgatgaagacatgatagtacgaggaagaagcaAACAAAAATTCAAGAATTGAATATTCAGAGAACTTTATGTGATAAGGATAAAGACGAAAAC contains:
- the LOC138884157 gene encoding uncharacterized protein produces the protein MISDDEVPVAAHGSVEQLFNRGFGGENLGLISDEAPLASFSTLVPAIMTASTIPPSTTPPSTTPYIEVGFSSRSGAMRQVTIEVPAEGNLLRKSGQADVWLKPLIGPVERAKIDSHSFVTLMNDIVHASLKVNLIGMEMMKRVTLSEQLVQILTSELAVEKASSNQASKEKAHLETLFFEQLSKASEEIRELRALLSEKEAYVGELVRNLTQTQEDLRVSSDKVCSLENSHASLQSSYESALAENEKLRNEIADWERDYEILEDKIAIEVSWAFLNSCHDSLVEVSQENFNLESELAKIKETIEKTQQNQDFSSPVAEASENVEDNTGIPTPSSQVEPVAADEPASVPSSSQ